In one Vicinamibacteria bacterium genomic region, the following are encoded:
- a CDS encoding Fic family protein translates to MSEIRGLRLAPRASHKEKRLAALREGRETAGPSLQEAVEDAQLLGSLNLSGFDLAWEEVKASRRGEPVHPAILGLRRAGKAVDAQAPFSVASLVAWHEAVVGVAPGYRQTDRERVNAPTPAPPGRIAGRLAILDQWLNAASAHELKPVQQGALVLARVIEILPFEDGNGRVSRLAASHLMVRAGMRPPILVGGDGPRLIQCLGAAFQLQLEPLAALLEEASERCLDVMIRTLESTA, encoded by the coding sequence ATGAGCGAGATCCGAGGCCTTCGCCTGGCCCCCCGCGCGTCCCACAAGGAGAAGCGCCTGGCCGCGCTGCGGGAGGGTCGCGAGACGGCCGGCCCCAGCCTCCAGGAGGCGGTGGAGGACGCCCAGCTCTTGGGCAGCTTGAATCTCTCCGGCTTCGACTTGGCTTGGGAGGAGGTGAAGGCGTCCCGGCGCGGCGAGCCTGTGCATCCGGCGATCCTGGGCCTGCGGCGGGCGGGCAAAGCAGTGGACGCCCAAGCCCCCTTCAGCGTGGCCTCCCTCGTCGCCTGGCACGAGGCCGTGGTCGGGGTCGCCCCCGGCTATCGCCAGACGGACCGTGAGCGCGTCAACGCCCCGACCCCCGCCCCCCCCGGACGGATCGCGGGTCGGCTGGCCATCCTGGATCAGTGGCTGAACGCGGCCAGCGCCCACGAGCTGAAGCCCGTCCAGCAGGGGGCGCTCGTTCTCGCCCGGGTCATCGAGATCCTGCCTTTCGAAGACGGAAACGGCCGCGTCTCCCGTCTGGCCGCCTCCCACCTCATGGTGCGGGCGGGGATGCGGCCCCCGATCCTGGTGGGGGGCGATGGCCCCCGCCTCATCCAATGCCTGGGGGCCGCCTTCCAGCTCCAGCTGGAGCCGCTGGCCGCGCTCCTCGAAGAGGCCTCCGAGCGCTGCCTGGACGTGATGATCCGCACCCTGGAGTCCACCGCCTGA